In the genome of Polaribacter sp. MED152, one region contains:
- the gldL gene encoding gliding motility protein GldL — translation MAQSRTYKKTMNFVYGMGAAVVIIGALFKIQHISIGPITGGVMLTIGLLVEAGVFAISAFDTPEDEFDWSKVYPELGEDSVTVEEKVGAEGMLSQKLDNLLHEAKIDAELMQNLGSSMKNFQGAAEGLSAASETISSTNKYNEQVSMAAVQMETLNNLYKVQVENSSKQTELNSAVVENTERLKEQMDSLAKNLSSLNGVYGNMLSAMSSK, via the coding sequence ATGGCACAGTCAAGAACTTATAAGAAAACAATGAATTTCGTTTACGGAATGGGAGCAGCAGTTGTAATTATTGGAGCTCTATTTAAAATTCAACATATTTCAATTGGTCCTATTACAGGAGGTGTAATGCTTACTATTGGTTTATTAGTGGAAGCAGGTGTATTCGCCATTTCAGCTTTCGATACTCCAGAAGATGAATTCGATTGGTCCAAAGTATATCCTGAATTGGGTGAAGATAGTGTAACAGTAGAAGAAAAAGTAGGTGCAGAAGGTATGTTATCTCAAAAATTAGATAATTTATTGCACGAAGCTAAGATTGATGCTGAATTGATGCAAAATTTAGGTAGCAGCATGAAAAATTTTCAAGGAGCAGCAGAAGGTTTATCTGCAGCATCAGAAACAATTTCATCTACAAACAAATACAATGAGCAAGTCTCTATGGCAGCTGTTCAAATGGAAACATTAAATAATTTATACAAAGTTCAAGTAGAAAACTCTAGCAAGCAAACTGAATTAAATTCAGCAGTTGTAGAAAATACAGAAAGGTTAAAAGAGCAGATGGATTCTTTAGCGAAAAACCTATCTTCTTTAAACGGAGTTTATGGTAATATGTTATCTGCAATGTCAAGCAAATAA